The Fusobacterium sp. JB019 genome has a segment encoding these proteins:
- the nudC gene encoding NAD(+) diphosphatase, with protein MELYIYAGDKILRKDDENELIVPSEKEFTIDQDFEFKPFKLNDKKAGYLVEVDEKYDIPEGFKFEDIKKCRRFHKNEVYSRVIQAKAILNWDRTHRYCGICGEKLPPMNEDKSKVCPKCKKLLFPEIACAIIVGITKGDKLLLAHNTNFLKDRYSILAGFVELGETLEDAVRREIKEEVNINVKNIKYFGSQSWPFPSSMMFGFTAEYESGEIDPDGIEIEKGNWFSKDNVPNIPPYGSISREIIDYCLNKNEK; from the coding sequence ATGGAATTATATATATATGCAGGAGATAAAATACTTAGAAAGGATGATGAAAATGAACTTATTGTTCCTTCAGAAAAAGAATTTACAATTGATCAAGATTTTGAGTTTAAACCATTTAAACTAAACGATAAAAAAGCTGGATATTTAGTTGAAGTAGATGAAAAATATGATATCCCTGAGGGCTTTAAATTTGAAGATATTAAAAAATGTAGACGTTTTCATAAAAACGAAGTTTATTCTAGAGTGATTCAAGCTAAGGCTATTTTAAATTGGGATAGAACTCATAGATATTGCGGAATTTGTGGAGAAAAATTACCTCCAATGAATGAAGATAAATCAAAAGTTTGTCCTAAATGTAAAAAACTATTATTTCCTGAAATAGCTTGTGCTATTATTGTGGGAATAACTAAAGGAGATAAATTGCTTCTTGCTCACAATACTAATTTTTTAAAGGATAGATATAGTATCCTTGCTGGCTTTGTAGAATTAGGGGAAACTCTTGAAGATGCAGTTAGAAGAGAAATAAAAGAAGAGGTCAACATTAATGTTAAAAACATTAAATATTTTGGTTCTCAATCTTGGCCTTTTCCTAGTTCTATGATGTTTGGATTTACTGCTGAATATGAAAGCGGTGAAATTGATCCTGATGGAATAGAAATTGAAAAAGGAAATTGGTTCTCAAAGGACAATGTTCCAAATATTCCTCCTTATGGAAGTATCTCTAGAGAAATCATTGATTACTGCTTAAATAAAAATGAAAAATAA
- a CDS encoding alanine/glycine:cation symporter family protein, whose product MNFLGSFVGTINTYLWSYILIALLLLAGGFFTLKTGFIQIRMIKEMFRVLSSGSNDEKGGVSSFQAFCISIASSVGTGNLAGVAIAIAIGGPGAVFWMWVVALIGASSSLVECTLAQVFKIKEGDHFRGGPAYYMEKALGKRWMGVTFSILISITYGLIFNSVQANTISFAFEKAFNISRVHVGLVLTAATAIIIFGGVKRIARVSEILVPVMAVAYIIVALFIIGKNITMIPSILKMIVTSAFGLKQAAGGLFGVVIMQGIKRGLFSNEAGMGSAPNAAAAPNVSHPVKQGLIHALGIFTDTIVICSATAFIILISGFYNNGNANGIQLTQDSIVAQVGSWGAIFIAVCILMFAFSSVIGNYYYGETNIEFINSDNKGWLMAYRVLVVGMVMFGCVAKIQIVWDLADLFMGLMAIMNLVTILLLSKIAFAVIKDYQEQKKQGLDPVFKASSIPGLKHAECWED is encoded by the coding sequence ATGAATTTTTTAGGGAGTTTTGTGGGGACGATTAATACATACTTATGGTCTTATATTTTAATAGCGTTACTATTATTAGCAGGTGGATTTTTTACTCTTAAAACAGGATTTATTCAAATTAGAATGATAAAAGAAATGTTTAGAGTTTTAAGCAGTGGTTCAAATGATGAAAAAGGCGGAGTTTCTTCTTTCCAAGCTTTTTGTATCTCAATAGCATCAAGTGTTGGTACAGGTAACTTAGCAGGAGTTGCAATAGCTATTGCAATAGGTGGACCTGGAGCAGTTTTCTGGATGTGGGTTGTTGCTTTAATAGGAGCTAGTTCAAGTTTAGTTGAGTGTACTTTAGCTCAAGTATTTAAAATTAAAGAAGGAGACCACTTTAGAGGGGGACCTGCTTACTACATGGAAAAAGCTTTAGGAAAAAGATGGATGGGAGTTACTTTCTCAATCTTAATTTCAATTACTTACGGATTAATATTTAACTCAGTTCAAGCTAATACTATTTCATTTGCATTTGAAAAAGCATTTAATATTAGTAGAGTTCATGTTGGATTAGTTTTAACAGCAGCAACAGCAATTATCATTTTTGGTGGAGTTAAAAGAATAGCTCGTGTTTCTGAAATATTAGTACCAGTTATGGCAGTTGCTTATATTATAGTTGCTTTATTCATAATAGGAAAAAATATTACAATGATTCCTTCAATATTAAAGATGATTGTAACTAGTGCTTTTGGACTAAAACAAGCAGCAGGTGGATTATTTGGAGTTGTAATAATGCAAGGTATAAAAAGAGGATTATTCTCTAACGAAGCTGGAATGGGTAGTGCTCCAAATGCAGCAGCAGCACCAAATGTTTCACATCCAGTTAAGCAAGGACTTATTCATGCTCTTGGAATATTTACAGATACAATTGTAATATGTTCTGCTACAGCTTTCATAATATTAATTTCAGGATTCTATAATAATGGAAATGCTAACGGAATTCAATTAACTCAAGATTCAATAGTAGCACAAGTTGGGTCATGGGGAGCTATCTTTATAGCAGTTTGTATTCTAATGTTTGCCTTCTCTTCAGTAATAGGAAATTACTATTATGGTGAAACAAATATTGAATTTATAAATTCTGATAATAAAGGTTGGTTAATGGCTTACAGAGTATTAGTTGTTGGAATGGTTATGTTTGGTTGTGTTGCTAAAATTCAAATTGTTTGGGATCTTGCAGATTTATTCATGGGATTAATGGCAATAATGAACTTAGTTACTATCTTATTACTTTCTAAAATTGCTTTCGCTGTAATAAAAGATTACCAAGAACAAAAGAAACAAGGTTTAGATCCTGTATTCAAAGCAAGTTCAATCCCTGGATTAAAACATGCTGAATGTTGGGAAGATTAA
- the glsA gene encoding glutaminase A: MQDLLKILIENNRHHTKNGKVASYIPELDKARKEALGIYVMTVDGMEYKAGDYEEKFTIQSISKIVSLMLAILDNGEDYVFSKVGMEPTGDAFNSIKKLETSTVKKPYNPLINAGAIVISSMIKGRDARDKFNRLLNFIRKIAEDDTLDVNYKIYCGESDTGNRNRAMAYFMKGEGVIEGNVEDALDVYFKQCSIEVTAKTLSKIALFIANNGKLSTGEEIITPRIATIVKTLMVTCGMYDSSGEFALRVGIPSKSGVGGGILSVVPGKMGIGVFGPSLDHKGNSIAGVALLEYLSKELDLTIF, translated from the coding sequence ATGCAAGATTTACTAAAAATTTTAATTGAAAACAACCGTCATCATACTAAGAATGGAAAAGTAGCATCATATATTCCAGAATTAGATAAAGCAAGAAAGGAAGCTTTAGGAATTTATGTTATGACAGTTGATGGTATGGAATATAAAGCAGGAGATTATGAAGAAAAATTCACTATTCAAAGTATTTCTAAAATAGTTTCATTAATGCTAGCTATACTAGATAATGGAGAAGATTATGTTTTTTCAAAAGTAGGAATGGAACCTACAGGGGATGCATTTAATTCTATTAAGAAATTAGAAACATCAACAGTAAAAAAACCCTATAACCCTTTAATAAATGCAGGGGCTATAGTGATTAGTTCAATGATAAAAGGAAGAGATGCTAGAGACAAGTTTAACAGATTATTAAATTTTATAAGAAAAATAGCTGAGGATGATACTTTAGATGTTAATTATAAAATATATTGCGGAGAATCTGATACAGGAAATAGAAATAGAGCAATGGCATATTTTATGAAAGGTGAAGGAGTTATAGAAGGAAATGTTGAAGATGCTTTAGATGTTTATTTTAAACAATGTTCAATAGAAGTAACTGCTAAAACTTTAAGTAAAATTGCATTATTTATAGCAAACAATGGAAAATTAAGCACAGGAGAAGAAATAATTACTCCTAGAATAGCAACAATAGTAAAAACACTTATGGTAACTTGTGGAATGTATGATAGTTCAGGAGAATTTGCTCTTAGAGTTGGAATACCTTCAAAAAGTGGTGTAGGAGGAGGAATACTTTCAGTGGTTCCAGGAAAAATGGGAATAGGGGTATTTGGACCTTCACTTGATCATAAAGGAAATTCAATAGCAGGGGTTGCATTACTTGAATATTTATCTAAGGAGCTAGATTTAACAATATTCTAA
- a CDS encoding NAD(P)H-dependent oxidoreductase subunit E — protein sequence MICKDNIGFKELEKYISSFEDKKGSLIIILHKAQEIFGYIPEEVQEFVADKVNMPIAKVYGVVSFYNFFSMKPKGKYQISVCTGTACYVRGADKVLEAIKKELKIEVGEVTKDGVFSLDCLRCVGACGLAPVVIIGKEVHGKVKPDEIKKILVSYLAKEKK from the coding sequence ATGATTTGTAAGGATAATATAGGGTTTAAAGAATTAGAAAAATACATTTCTTCTTTTGAAGATAAAAAAGGTTCTTTAATAATAATTCTTCACAAGGCTCAAGAAATTTTTGGATATATACCTGAAGAGGTACAAGAATTTGTAGCAGATAAAGTTAATATGCCCATTGCAAAGGTATATGGAGTAGTTAGTTTTTATAACTTTTTTTCCATGAAACCCAAAGGAAAATATCAAATATCTGTTTGTACTGGTACAGCTTGCTATGTTAGAGGAGCAGATAAAGTTTTAGAAGCAATAAAAAAAGAATTAAAAATAGAAGTTGGTGAGGTTACAAAGGATGGAGTTTTCTCTCTTGATTGTTTAAGATGTGTAGGAGCTTGCGGATTAGCTCCAGTTGTTATTATAGGAAAAGAAGTCCACGGAAAAGTTAAACCAGATGAAATTAAGAAAATTTTAGTTTCATATCTTGCTAAAGAAAAAAAATAA
- a CDS encoding NADH-quinone oxidoreductase subunit NuoF: MEKKKILVCGGTGCLSSKSHLIKKNLEKYITENKLTKEVEVVLTGCFGFCEKGPIVKIIPENTFYVEVKPSDAEDIIKLDIMKGMKIPRILYKNPKTKEVIYDSKDMEFYQKQERRALKNCGLINPESIKDFILHDGYRAIEKVITSMGAEDVVNMIIDSGLRGRGGGGFPTGVKWKIAFANDSEEKYIVCNADEGDPGAFMDRSILEGDPHSIIEGMMVAGYAIGADKGLVYIRAEYPLAIERLTKAIESARKAGYLGEKILGTDFNFDIELKFGAGAFVCGEETALIQSMEGKRGEPVSKPPYPAEKGYMDKPTIVNNVETLVNIPGIILNGVDWFREVGTQNSPGTKVFALAGKINNVGLVEVPMGTTLREIIFEIGGGIKNNKKFKAVQTGGPSGGCLTERDLDTLIDFDTLNEKGSIMGSGGMIVMDEDDCMVGIAKFFLEFTLDESCGKCTPCRIGNTRLYELLDGITKGKGTLQDLDYLKELSEAIKDTSLCGLGQSSPNPVLSTLKQFADEYLEHVQDKKCRAGVCEDIVTYVINNNCIGCTACSRICPANAIKGEIREKHEIDNEICIKCGACYDICKFQAIDKI, translated from the coding sequence ATGGAAAAGAAAAAAATATTAGTCTGTGGTGGAACTGGATGTTTATCATCAAAAAGTCACCTTATCAAGAAAAATTTAGAAAAATATATCACTGAAAACAAATTAACCAAAGAAGTAGAAGTTGTTCTTACAGGATGCTTTGGTTTCTGTGAAAAAGGACCAATCGTTAAGATAATACCTGAAAACACTTTTTATGTGGAAGTTAAACCTAGTGATGCAGAAGATATAATAAAACTAGATATAATGAAGGGAATGAAAATACCTAGAATACTATACAAAAACCCTAAAACAAAAGAAGTCATATACGATTCAAAGGATATGGAATTTTACCAAAAACAAGAAAGAAGAGCATTAAAAAATTGCGGATTAATAAATCCTGAAAGTATTAAAGATTTTATTTTACATGACGGATATAGAGCAATTGAAAAAGTTATAACATCAATGGGAGCTGAAGATGTTGTTAATATGATTATTGATTCTGGCCTTAGAGGAAGAGGTGGAGGAGGTTTTCCAACTGGTGTAAAATGGAAAATTGCATTTGCCAATGATTCAGAAGAAAAATATATAGTTTGTAATGCTGATGAAGGAGATCCTGGAGCATTTATGGATAGATCTATTCTTGAAGGAGATCCTCATTCAATAATAGAAGGAATGATGGTTGCAGGTTATGCTATTGGAGCTGATAAAGGTCTTGTATATATCAGAGCCGAATATCCTCTAGCAATTGAAAGATTAACTAAAGCAATTGAAAGCGCCAGAAAAGCTGGATATTTAGGAGAAAAAATTCTTGGAACTGACTTCAATTTTGATATAGAATTAAAGTTTGGAGCTGGAGCATTTGTTTGCGGAGAAGAAACTGCTCTTATTCAATCAATGGAAGGAAAAAGAGGAGAACCTGTTTCAAAACCTCCTTATCCTGCTGAAAAAGGATATATGGATAAACCTACCATAGTTAATAATGTAGAAACTTTAGTAAATATTCCTGGAATTATATTAAACGGAGTTGATTGGTTCAGAGAAGTAGGAACTCAAAATTCTCCTGGAACTAAAGTATTTGCCCTTGCTGGAAAAATAAATAATGTTGGTCTTGTTGAAGTTCCCATGGGAACAACTTTAAGAGAAATTATTTTTGAAATCGGAGGAGGTATAAAAAATAATAAAAAATTTAAAGCTGTCCAAACTGGAGGACCTTCTGGAGGATGCTTAACAGAAAGAGATTTAGATACATTAATAGATTTTGATACATTAAATGAAAAAGGTTCTATCATGGGATCTGGAGGAATGATAGTCATGGATGAAGATGACTGTATGGTAGGAATAGCAAAATTTTTCCTTGAATTTACTTTAGATGAGTCTTGTGGTAAATGCACTCCATGTAGAATTGGAAATACTAGATTATATGAATTATTAGACGGAATTACAAAGGGGAAGGGAACATTACAAGACTTAGATTATTTAAAAGAATTATCTGAAGCTATTAAAGATACTTCTTTATGTGGTTTAGGGCAATCCTCCCCTAATCCAGTTCTATCAACTTTAAAACAATTTGCAGATGAATATCTGGAACATGTTCAAGATAAAAAATGTCGTGCTGGTGTATGTGAAGATATAGTAACTTATGTTATAAATAATAATTGTATCGGATGTACAGCTTGTTCTAGAATTTGTCCTGCAAATGCAATTAAAGGAGAAATCAGAGAAAAACATGAAATCGACAATGAAATATGTATTAAATGTGGAGCTTGTTATGATATCTGTAAATTCCAAGCAATTGATAAAATATAA
- a CDS encoding NADH-dependent [FeFe] hydrogenase, group A6, producing MRMIRLKIDDKVVIAPEGTTILNAALSAGIEIPHLCYMEMEEVGYKNDCASCRICVVEVKGMNRLLPSCKTPIAEGMEVVTNSLKVMQKRRIVLELILSNHPKDCLICGKNGNCELQKLAIEFGLREMRFKGKEAKHDKQVSVAITRDITKCIMCRRCETMCEEVQNCGILTGIDRGFNVIVNTAFNRNLIDTDCTFCGQCVAVCPVGALYETDNSFRLIQDLLNPKKKVIVQVAPAVRVALGELFGLPVGTDVTKKMVGALKKLGFDGVFDTNFAADVTILEEATELKYRLEEFLNGNKDIKLPLYTSCCPSWVRFAELKYPEILDNISTARSPQQIFGSIAKNIWAPKNDIKREDLVCVSIMPCISKKYECTREEFSTNGTPDVDYSLTTRELGRLLKQYNIDLPLLHEKEFDNPLGSSTGAAEIFGRSGGVMEAATRTLYEWVTDEKLQNLDFIPLRGFEEVRKATINVKGIDLNVAVVHGLGAASRLIEKIEKGEEHFHAIEVMACKGGCIGGGGQPYHHGDFSIIKKRGEAIQSLDDYNKVRESHKNKAVIKLYKEALGNPYSKKSHELLHTHYTDRKNKDK from the coding sequence ATGAGAATGATAAGATTAAAGATAGATGATAAAGTTGTAATAGCTCCTGAAGGAACTACTATATTAAATGCAGCTTTAAGTGCAGGAATCGAAATACCTCATTTATGTTATATGGAAATGGAAGAGGTTGGATATAAAAATGATTGTGCCTCTTGTAGAATTTGTGTGGTTGAAGTAAAGGGGATGAATAGACTTTTACCATCTTGCAAAACTCCAATTGCAGAGGGAATGGAAGTTGTAACTAATTCACTTAAAGTAATGCAAAAAAGAAGAATAGTCCTTGAACTAATTCTTTCTAATCACCCTAAGGATTGTTTAATTTGTGGTAAAAATGGAAATTGTGAACTTCAAAAATTAGCAATTGAATTTGGACTTAGAGAAATGAGATTTAAGGGGAAAGAAGCAAAACACGATAAACAAGTTTCTGTTGCAATTACAAGAGATATCACAAAATGTATTATGTGTAGAAGATGCGAAACAATGTGTGAAGAAGTTCAAAACTGTGGTATATTAACAGGAATAGATAGGGGATTTAATGTAATTGTAAACACTGCTTTTAACAGAAATTTAATTGATACTGATTGTACTTTCTGTGGGCAATGTGTTGCTGTATGTCCTGTTGGAGCTTTATATGAAACTGATAACAGTTTTAGGTTAATTCAAGATTTATTAAATCCAAAGAAAAAAGTTATTGTACAAGTTGCACCAGCTGTAAGAGTAGCTTTAGGGGAATTATTCGGTCTTCCTGTAGGTACAGATGTTACTAAAAAAATGGTTGGAGCTTTAAAAAAATTAGGTTTCGATGGAGTTTTTGATACAAACTTTGCTGCAGATGTAACTATATTAGAAGAAGCTACCGAATTAAAATATAGATTGGAAGAATTTCTAAATGGAAATAAAGATATTAAACTTCCATTGTATACCTCATGTTGCCCTTCTTGGGTTAGATTCGCTGAATTAAAATATCCTGAAATTTTAGATAATATTTCTACAGCTAGATCTCCTCAACAAATTTTTGGTTCTATTGCTAAAAATATTTGGGCACCTAAAAACGATATAAAAAGAGAAGACTTGGTCTGCGTTTCAATCATGCCTTGTATTTCTAAAAAATATGAATGTACAAGAGAAGAGTTTTCAACAAACGGAACCCCTGATGTAGATTACTCTTTAACAACTAGAGAACTAGGTAGATTATTAAAGCAATATAATATTGATCTTCCTTTATTGCATGAAAAAGAATTTGATAATCCTCTTGGATCTTCAACAGGAGCTGCTGAAATATTTGGTAGATCTGGTGGAGTTATGGAAGCTGCCACAAGAACTTTATATGAATGGGTTACTGACGAAAAATTACAAAATTTAGACTTCATTCCTCTTAGAGGTTTTGAAGAGGTAAGAAAAGCTACTATAAATGTTAAAGGGATAGATCTAAATGTTGCTGTTGTTCATGGTCTTGGAGCTGCTAGCAGACTTATAGAAAAAATAGAAAAAGGAGAAGAACATTTTCACGCCATTGAAGTTATGGCATGTAAAGGTGGATGTATTGGTGGTGGAGGTCAGCCTTATCACCATGGAGATTTCAGCATCATTAAGAAAAGAGGAGAAGCTATTCAAAGTTTAGATGACTATAATAAAGTAAGAGAATCTCATAAAAATAAAGCTGTTATCAAACTTTATAAAGAAGCTCTTGGTAACCCTTATAGTAAAAAATCTCATGAATTACTTCACACTCACTATACTGATAGAAAAAATAAAGATAAATAA
- a CDS encoding response regulator yields the protein MNHTINYNAKKTFGEFITAYFYEKDISKVLETLHDKINWNGVYINEVAIGVKSVRKIIEENMLKRESFNYSLENFVQTNFSKDLVNYSLFIRNKASLSAMLKADDNGNFKIISININNYTKDREKLLINTESIFNEIIQGGVIGAYLDEDYTFYFINKKLLKYLGYENEEEFKRDINSKCANLIHPEDLENYKLSLKKQLETKKTFSSEFRMKRADQTYIYVSEIGTVLEKDDNGKILSSFILDITSRKKAIFDKKFIEKNTEIALKHTNMNYWIYYFKEDKIRFLNTQKDFDYLDQEFNNYPESLFARRIIHPEDSENYKKVIEKIKNGEKDEVNWKSRVLNGEKEYKRRSCRLLAVYNDLGQREYAVGICGPDEEKLEVSKINGTLFNQMGVFSWVYRIKEKEVETVNSDINLFSKDLTKTTVKNVPERFFQLGFIKGNENIQRIKKFFKEINQGKISSKTTVYLYNAQTGKYGWYQGNMTIIEWEKEEPKTAIGSMYDITDTVLVKKRFEEALKLEKKERKYQLESYVPGAYTSCVWNLSKNILHSQVGYNWLIEKLSVEEQTFDNFLKGIGKNLSDENYRDIFIEEYSIKNLFKFFAEGKNNITFTLPYNSYIGKIWAKTNLFFIKDPTTDDIFLKITNENKTNKIIKDEILNIIVKNEFNYIAHIDKKSDKCFLIANQEEKICSLKDYMIKFCKELEINYIDADDFFKEVYKILKESGIYEKSYTLKNKKVKLISIHILNEKNKEFCILCSDITELTREEKHQKIKLLEAKKIAEKANTLKSDFFTRMSHDMRTPLNSIISFAEFGIRDGRDARDIEYFSQIKESSNYLLGLLNDILNMRRIEMGKIQINPEPVFAEEFIRNVLNIVKPKAESKKIDLKVRLHTDVWKYQKFDKLRVMQIELNILNNAIKYTKDNGKIIWNKWFKYNEKNEPYFHNEIIDNGVGMSQEFLKKVFEPFAQEKNELSHKESGSGLGLAITKKLIEMIGGKIWCESELGKGTVFYFNLPVKIISKKEYLEYSKEDVVLNEKVDLTNKKILLCEDNEINARIMIKLLENKGVIVTWVDDGYKGVIKAKEENYDLILMDIRMPVMDGLSATKEIRGFDKNIPIVALSANAYEEDIQKSLDAGMNIHLPKPINFNVLYDTLENVIN from the coding sequence ATGAATCACACGATTAACTATAATGCTAAGAAAACATTTGGGGAATTTATAACTGCTTATTTTTATGAAAAGGATATATCTAAGGTTTTAGAAACTTTACATGATAAAATCAATTGGAATGGTGTGTATATTAATGAAGTAGCTATAGGAGTTAAGAGTGTAAGGAAGATAATAGAAGAAAATATGCTTAAAAGAGAAAGCTTTAATTATTCTTTAGAAAATTTTGTACAAACTAATTTTTCTAAAGATTTAGTTAATTATAGCTTATTTATTAGAAATAAAGCTTCTTTATCTGCTATGTTAAAAGCTGATGATAATGGAAATTTTAAAATTATTTCTATAAATATTAATAATTATACTAAGGATAGAGAAAAATTATTGATTAATACAGAAAGTATATTTAATGAAATTATTCAGGGGGGAGTTATAGGAGCCTATTTGGATGAAGATTATACTTTTTATTTTATAAATAAAAAGTTACTGAAATATTTAGGATATGAAAATGAAGAAGAGTTTAAAAGAGATATAAATAGTAAATGTGCAAATTTAATTCATCCTGAAGACTTAGAAAATTATAAACTTTCTTTAAAAAAACAATTAGAAACGAAAAAGACCTTTAGTTCAGAATTTAGAATGAAACGAGCAGATCAAACGTATATATATGTTTCGGAAATTGGAACAGTTTTAGAAAAAGATGACAATGGAAAAATATTATCATCTTTTATTTTAGATATAACTTCTAGGAAGAAAGCTATATTTGATAAAAAATTTATAGAAAAAAATACTGAAATAGCTTTAAAACATACTAATATGAATTATTGGATATATTATTTTAAAGAAGATAAAATTAGATTTTTAAATACACAAAAAGACTTTGATTATTTAGATCAAGAGTTTAATAATTATCCTGAAAGTTTATTTGCTAGAAGAATTATTCATCCTGAGGATAGTGAAAATTATAAAAAAGTAATTGAAAAAATAAAAAATGGTGAAAAAGATGAAGTTAATTGGAAAAGTAGAGTTTTAAACGGAGAAAAAGAATATAAAAGAAGAAGTTGCAGACTTTTAGCAGTGTATAATGATTTAGGTCAAAGAGAATATGCTGTTGGAATTTGTGGACCTGATGAGGAAAAGTTAGAAGTTTCTAAAATTAACGGAACTTTATTTAATCAAATGGGAGTTTTTTCATGGGTTTATAGAATAAAAGAAAAAGAAGTGGAAACTGTTAATAGTGATATTAATTTATTTAGTAAAGATTTAACTAAGACAACTGTTAAAAATGTTCCAGAAAGATTTTTTCAGTTGGGATTTATAAAAGGAAATGAAAATATTCAAAGAATAAAGAAATTTTTTAAGGAGATAAATCAAGGAAAAATTTCTTCAAAAACTACAGTATATTTATATAATGCTCAAACTGGTAAATATGGTTGGTATCAAGGTAATATGACTATTATAGAGTGGGAAAAGGAAGAACCTAAAACAGCTATTGGCTCTATGTATGATATTACAGATACAGTTTTAGTTAAGAAACGTTTTGAAGAAGCTTTAAAATTAGAAAAAAAAGAAAGAAAATATCAACTAGAAAGTTATGTTCCTGGTGCTTATACTTCTTGTGTCTGGAATTTGTCTAAAAATATTCTTCATTCTCAAGTAGGTTATAACTGGCTTATTGAAAAATTATCTGTAGAAGAGCAAACTTTTGATAATTTTTTAAAAGGAATAGGAAAGAATTTATCAGATGAAAATTATAGAGATATTTTTATAGAAGAGTATAGTATTAAAAATTTATTTAAATTTTTTGCAGAGGGGAAAAATAATATTACCTTTACTTTACCTTATAATAGTTATATAGGAAAAATTTGGGCTAAAACTAATCTTTTTTTTATAAAAGATCCTACAACTGATGATATATTTTTAAAAATTACAAATGAGAATAAGACTAATAAAATTATAAAAGATGAGATTTTAAATATTATAGTTAAGAATGAATTTAATTATATTGCTCATATTGATAAAAAATCAGATAAGTGTTTTCTTATTGCAAATCAAGAAGAGAAAATTTGTTCTTTAAAAGATTATATGATTAAATTTTGTAAAGAACTAGAGATAAATTATATAGATGCAGATGATTTTTTTAAAGAAGTTTATAAAATTCTTAAAGAATCTGGAATATATGAAAAAAGTTATACATTGAAAAATAAAAAAGTAAAATTAATTAGTATACACATTTTAAATGAAAAAAATAAAGAGTTTTGTATTTTATGTTCTGATATTACAGAACTTACAAGGGAAGAAAAACATCAAAAAATAAAATTGTTAGAAGCTAAAAAAATAGCAGAAAAGGCAAATACTTTAAAGTCAGATTTTTTTACTAGAATGAGTCATGACATGAGGACCCCTTTGAATTCTATTATAAGTTTTGCAGAATTTGGAATTAGAGATGGGAGAGATGCTAGGGATATTGAATATTTTTCTCAAATAAAGGAAAGCTCCAATTATCTTTTAGGGTTATTAAATGATATATTGAATATGAGGCGAATAGAAATGGGGAAAATACAAATAAATCCAGAACCTGTTTTTGCAGAAGAATTTATAAGGAATGTTTTGAATATAGTAAAACCTAAAGCAGAGTCTAAAAAAATAGATTTAAAAGTTAGATTACATACTGATGTATGGAAATATCAAAAATTTGATAAACTAAGAGTTATGCAAATAGAATTAAATATTTTAAACAATGCTATTAAATATACAAAGGATAACGGAAAGATTATATGGAATAAATGGTTTAAGTATAATGAGAAAAATGAACCTTATTTTCATAATGAGATTATAGATAATGGCGTAGGAATGTCGCAAGAATTTTTGAAAAAAGTATTCGAACCCTTTGCTCAAGAGAAAAATGAACTTTCTCATAAGGAGTCAGGAAGTGGTTTAGGGCTTGCTATAACAAAAAAATTAATAGAAATGATAGGCGGTAAAATTTGGTGTGAAAGTGAACTTGGGAAGGGAACAGTTTTTTATTTTAATCTTCCTGTGAAAATTATTTCTAAAAAAGAATATTTAGAATATTCTAAAGAAGATGTAGTTTTAAATGAGAAGGTTGATTTAACAAATAAAAAAATATTACTTTGTGAAGATAATGAAATAAATGCAAGAATAATGATTAAATTACTTGAAAATAAAGGAGTAATAGTAACTTGGGTTGACGATGGATATAAAGGAGTTATCAAAGCAAAAGAAGAGAATTATGATTTAATTTTAATGGATATTAGGATGCCTGTAATGGATGGACTTAGTGCAACTAAAGAAATTAGAGGATTTGATAAAAATATACCTATAGTTGCTCTTTCTGCAAATGCTTATGAAGAAGATATACAAAAATCATTAGATGCAGGAATGAATATTCATTTGCCAAAACCAATTAATTTTAATGTTTTATATGATACTTTAGAAAATGTAATAAACTAA